A stretch of DNA from Micromonospora peucetia:
AGCCGTACGCCGGATCGCGCCGCAGGTCCTCGGGGTGCCGGTGGTCGTCCCGCCGCCCGGCGAGTACGTCGCCGACGGCGCCGCGTGCCAGGCCGCCTGGGTCGCCCTCGGCGGCGCGGCGCCCCCCACCTGGTCGGTCCGCGGCACCGAGGAGTACGCCGCCGCCCCCGTCCCCGCCATCCGCGAGCGGTACGCCGCAGCCCGCGAGCACTTCCTCGACCGGGTCGATGCCGTGGCGGGGTAAAGGACTGTACGGGCGCGTCCCGGCTCGCGATCATCGACGGATGCGAACCACCCCCGCAGCAACGGACGAGGCGCCCGGAATCCCCTCGGTGCTCCAGTACGACGACGCGGACACCCCCTGCGACGTCATCGACGCGTTGGTCCTGGCGGACTTCGTCACCGGCCGGCATCCGTGGTCGCACACGGCCCGGCTCTCCCGGGTGCGCCCCGACGCGCCGCTGACCGCCCCCGACGGCCGGGTGCTGCGTACGGCGGTGGAGAACCGGCAACGGTCCCGACTGTTGGCCGGCAACGGCTGGACGGCCCGGGTGGTCACCTGGAAGGGGCGGGGCGCCGAGGTGACGGTCACGGCGGTGTCCGAGGAGGTCGGCCGGGCGGCCCTCGACCAGATCGTCGACGGCGCCGCCGAACCGGACGACCCGGGCGCCGGCCGGATCGGTTTCTGGCACCACAACCCTCGCCGGGGCAGTCAGCGGGACGTGCGTTCCATCGCCGCACCCGAGTGGGCGCAGATCCGGCCGAACTACGCGGCGTCGGCGCGCACCGCGCTCGACGGGCTGATGGCGATCACCCCGGAGCAACTCGCCGGCCGGCTGGTGCTGCTGCACGGGGCACCCGGGACGGGAAAGACCACCGCGCTGCGCGCCCTCGCCCGCCAGTGGCGCGACTGGTGCCAGGTCGACGCCGTGCTCGACCCCGACGTGCTCTTCGCGGACCCGGCGTACCTGTCCGAGGTGGCGGTCGGGGACGAGGACGGCGAGCAGGGGACCGGCCGCCGGTGGCGGCTGCTCATCCTGGAGGACTGCGACGAGCTGATCCGGGGCGAGGCGAAACAGGCTACCGGCCAGGCCCTGTCCCGGCTGCTCAACCTCACCGACGGGCTGCTCGGCCAGGGGCGGGACGTGCTCGTCGCGATCACCACGAACGAGGACCTGTCCCGCCTGCACCCGGCGGTGGTCCGCCCTGGGCGTTGCCTGGCCCGGATCGAGGTGGGCCCGCTGCCGTACGAGGAGGCGACCGGCTGGCTGGGGGCGTCGGCGGAGGTGCCGCCCCAGGGCGCCACCCTCGCCGAGCTGTATGCGCTGCGGGCGGGCACACCGGTCGCGCCCGCCGTCCCGCCCGCGATCGGCGGCTATCTCTGAGTGGCCCGGCGGTGGCCCGGCGGTGGCCCGGCGGTGGGCCCTGCCGCCCGCGTCGACGAACCGCGCGTCGTCACCCGCTCGTGACCTGATCCTGGTTGGCTGCCGCACATGACCTTGACCAGGGGCGGGCCGGCGCGGGCCCGGGGCGGGACGCCCGCGCACCGGTTCTACAGCGTCGTGGTCTTCGTGCTGCTCGCCTCGCTGGACAACGTGGCAATCGGTCTGGTGCCCCCGCTGTACGGGCCGATCTCCGACGCCTTCGACGTGCCGCAGCGGCTGCTCGGCCTGGTCACCGCCGCGAGCTTCCTGGCCAGCGCGGTGGCCGCGGTCGGCTGGGCGTACGTCGGTGATCGCACGAACCGTAAGCCGCTGCTGATGGTCGGCACCCTGATCTGGGCGCTCGGTACGGGCGGCAGCGCGATGGCGGTGAACTATCCCGCCTTCCTGGCCGCGCAGATCCTGGCGGCGGTCGGGTTGGGCGCGGTCGGGTCCGTCGGGTTCTCGGTCGTCACCGACCTGATCTCGCCCCGCCGCCGGGGGCTGGTGATGAGCTTCTGGGGGCTGTCCCAGGGCATCGGCACGCTGGCCGGCACGCTGGTCGGCGGGCTGCTCGGGGCCGCCGACTGGCGGCGACCGTTCCTGCTGCTGACCGTGGTCGGCCTCGCGGCGACCGCCGCCTACCTGTTCACCTACGACATCCGTCGCGGGCAGAGCGAGCCGGAGCTGGCCGCCGCGCTCGCCACCGGGGCCGAGTACGACTACCGGATCAGCCGGGCGGACCTGCCGAGGATTCTGGGTCGGCGGACGAACCGCTGGCTGATCCTCCAGGGCCTCACCGCCCAGGCGGCCTTCGGGTCGCTGGTCTGGCTGCCGGTGCTCTTCGCCGAGCGGGCCGAGGACCAGGGCTACTCGGCTGCCACCGCCGTGATCGTGGGCAGTGTCTTCGCCACCCTGTTCCAGCTCGGTGGGGTGCTCTCCATCGTGGGCGGGCTGGTCGGCGACGCGCTGCAACGGCGTACGCCCCGGGGCCGGGCGCTGGTCGCGGCGGTCGGCATCCTCGCGGCACTGCCGTTCTACCTGGTGCTCTTCTTCGTGCCGGTACGCATCGATGTGCCGGACGGCGCCGGCGCCGGGGCGGTGGTCCGGGCGGTGCTGGCCAGCGTGGTCACCGAGCCGACGGTCGGGCTGAGCCTGCTCACCGCCGTGGTGGCGCTGGCACTCACCTCGGCCAACTCGCCGAACTGGTTCGCCCTGATCGCCGACGTCAACCCGCCTGAGCACCGGGGCACCGTCTACAGCCTGGGCAACCTGGTCAACGGGGTCGGCCGGGCGGCCGGCAACGGGCTGGTCGGGGTGGCCTTCCACGGCCTGCGGGCGGCCTTCCCGCCACCGTTGAACTACGCCGTCGGGCTGGCGGCCTTCCAGCTCTTCTTCATCCCGACGGGCATCATGTACTGGCTGGCCTCGCGAACCTCGCCGGACGACAT
This window harbors:
- a CDS encoding DUF5925 domain-containing protein; this encodes MRTTPAATDEAPGIPSVLQYDDADTPCDVIDALVLADFVTGRHPWSHTARLSRVRPDAPLTAPDGRVLRTAVENRQRSRLLAGNGWTARVVTWKGRGAEVTVTAVSEEVGRAALDQIVDGAAEPDDPGAGRIGFWHHNPRRGSQRDVRSIAAPEWAQIRPNYAASARTALDGLMAITPEQLAGRLVLLHGAPGTGKTTALRALARQWRDWCQVDAVLDPDVLFADPAYLSEVAVGDEDGEQGTGRRWRLLILEDCDELIRGEAKQATGQALSRLLNLTDGLLGQGRDVLVAITTNEDLSRLHPAVVRPGRCLARIEVGPLPYEEATGWLGASAEVPPQGATLAELYALRAGTPVAPAVPPAIGGYL
- a CDS encoding MFS transporter; its protein translation is MTLTRGGPARARGGTPAHRFYSVVVFVLLASLDNVAIGLVPPLYGPISDAFDVPQRLLGLVTAASFLASAVAAVGWAYVGDRTNRKPLLMVGTLIWALGTGGSAMAVNYPAFLAAQILAAVGLGAVGSVGFSVVTDLISPRRRGLVMSFWGLSQGIGTLAGTLVGGLLGAADWRRPFLLLTVVGLAATAAYLFTYDIRRGQSEPELAAALATGAEYDYRISRADLPRILGRRTNRWLILQGLTAQAAFGSLVWLPVLFAERAEDQGYSAATAVIVGSVFATLFQLGGVLSIVGGLVGDALQRRTPRGRALVAAVGILAALPFYLVLFFVPVRIDVPDGAGAGAVVRAVLASVVTEPTVGLSLLTAVVALALTSANSPNWFALIADVNPPEHRGTVYSLGNLVNGVGRAAGNGLVGVAFHGLRAAFPPPLNYAVGLAAFQLFFIPTGIMYWLASRTSPDDISNVHELLHNRAERL